In Sporichthyaceae bacterium, the sequence GAACCCGCCGATTGGGTCAGGACCCGACCTTGAGGATCAGCGCGTCACCCTGACCGCCGCCGCCACACAGCGACGCGGCACCCACACCGCCACCCCGACGGCCCAGCTCCAGCGCCAGGTGCAGCACCAGGCGGGCGCCGGACATGCCGATCGGGTGCCCCAGGGCGATCGCACCGCCGTTGACGTTGACGATGTCGTCGCCCACGCCCAGCTCCCGCATCGACTGGATGCCGACCGCGGCGAACGCCTCGTTGATCTCGATCAGGTCCAGCTCGGAGACGGCCAGGCCCGCCTTGGCCACCGCGGCCTTGATGGCGTTGGCCGGCTGCGACTGCAGGGAGGAATCCGGGCCGGAGACCTGACCGTGCGCGCCGATCTCGGCGATCCAGGACAGCCCCAGGGACTGGGCCTTCTCCTTGCTCATCACCACCACCGCGGCGCCCCCGTCGGAGATCTGCGAGGCCGAACCGGCGGTGATCGTGCCGTTCTTGGCGAACGCGGCCGGCAGCTTGCCCAGCGACTCCGCGGTGGTGTCCCCGCGCACGCCCTCGTCCTCGGCGAACACGATCGCGTCACCTCGGCGCTGCGGGATCTCCATCGGGGCGATCTCCTGAGCCAGGATGCCGTTCTTCTGCGCGATCGCGGCCCGCTGGTGGGATTGCGCGGCGAAGGCGTCCTGCTCCTCGCGGGTCAGGCCCAGCGGGGTGTTGTGGTCCTCTGTCAGCCGACCCATCGCCACGTCGGTGAAGGCGTCCCACAGCCCGTCCCACTGCATCGCATCGACCAGCGTGGTGTCGCCGTACTTGAACCCCGAGCGCGACTTGGGCAGCAGGTGCGGGGCCTGGGTCATGGACTCCATGCCGCCGGCCACGATCGTGTCGAACTCACCGGCCCGGATCAGCTGGTCGGCCAACGCGATCGCGTTGAGCCCGGACAGGCAGACCTTGTTGATGGTCAGCGCGGGCACCGTCATCGGGATGCCGCCGGCCACCGCCGCCTGGCGGGCGGTGATCTGCCCGGCGCCGGCACCCAGCACCTGACCCATGATCACGTACTGCACGTCGCCGGGGGCGACGTTCGCGCGGGCCAGGGCGGCGCCGATGGCGTGCCCACCCAGTTGCGCGCCACTGAAGTCCTTGAGTGAGCCGAGCAACCGACCCATCGGGGTACGGGCTCCTGCCACGATCACTGAACCGGACATATGCGGCTCCTCCTACAGTCCCTCGCCGTGCGCTTCCCGCGCTTCTGTCACGATAGCCGGCGGGAGTCAGCACGTCGTTCCCGGCCGGGAGGAAGTAGATGATCAACCGCATCGACCACGTGGGATTCGCCGTGCGCGACCTGGACGCCGCGATCGCGTTCTACGAGCGGACCTTCGGGATGCACCTGGTGCACGAGGAGGTCAACGAGGAGCAGGGCGTGCGGGAGGCGATGCTCGCCGTGGGTGATTCCGGCTCGTGCATCCAGCTGCTCGCACCGCTGTCCGAGGACTCCACCATCGGTAAATTCCTGGCTCGCAACGGCGAGGGCATTCAGCAGGTGGCCTATGGCGTGGACGACATCGACGCGATCAGTACGCACCTGCGCGACGCGGGTGTGCGGCTGCTGTACGACGCCCCGAAGCGCGGTACCGCGAACTCGCGGATCAACTTCGTGCATCCCAAGGACGCGGGCGGGGTGCTGATCGAGCTGGTCGAGGCCGCGACCGACCCGACGCACTGACTCAGCTGCGCTCCCCGACCTGGGGGTCGACGTCGGCCGTCGGTGCCGGCTCCTTCTCCGCGCGGTGCGAGCGGATGCCGATCAGCACGACGGCCACCACGACCACGGCCACGACCAACCCGGCGCCCGCCTTTCCGGCGGTGTGCTCGACCCGCTGGTAGGAGTTGCCCGCCAGGTCGCCGACGGTCACGAAGGTGACCCCCCAGACCAGACCGCCCAGGGCGTTGAACGTCAAATACCTGCGGTAATCCATCCGCGACATGCCCGCCAGCGCCGGCATCACCGGCCGGAAGAACGCCACGAAGCGGCTCACGAAGACCGCGGTTCCGCCCCGTCGGGCCAGCAGCTCCATGGCCTTGGCGAGGTGGTGCTGATGTCTCCTCAGGAGCCGGACCTGCAACAGGCGCGGCCCGAACCGCCGACCCACCTCGAACCCCACACAGGCACCCAGGATGCCGGCGAGCACGACGATCCCCATCACGACCGACAGGTGGGCACCGCCGCGTGAGGCCTGCACTCCGCCCAGCACGGCTGCGGTCTCCCCCGGGACGAACCCGATGAACAGCGCGTACTCGGCGAACACCAGCAGGCCGACGATCAGGTACAACCAGCCCTGGTCGACGTTGAGGATGTGATCGACCGCGCCGCCCATGGCCCTCCGATTGTTGCGGCCGACAGCCCGTTACTGAGCGGTAGCGCGGCTGTTACGGTGTCGCCGTGCAGGAGATTCTCGACGCCATTCTGGCCGACGACGACGACGCGACGCGCGCGCTGGCCTCGGTGCCGGTGCCCGCCACCTACCGCGGTGTGACCGTGCACGCGGATGAGACCACCATGTTCGCCGGGCTGACCAGCCGGGATAAGGATCCGCGACGCAGTCTGCACCTGGAGGAGGTGCCCACCCCGGATCTGGGTCCGGGTGAGGCGTTGGTGGTGGTGATGGCATCGGCCATCAACTACAACAGCGTGTGGACCTCGATCTTCGAGCCGGTGCCCACCTTCGGGTTCCTGCAGCGCTACGGCCGCCTGTCCGAACTCACCAAGCGCCATGACCAGCCCTACCAGGTCATCGGCTCCGACCTGGCCGGTGTCGTGCTGCGCACCGGGCCCGGCGTGACCAAGTGGAAGACCGGGGACCGGGTGGTCGCGCATTGCCTGTCCGTGGAGCTGGAGGACGCGGCCGGCCACGACGACTCGATGATGGACCCGCAGCAACGCATCTGGGGCTTCGAGACCAACTTCGGCGGCCTGGCCGACGTCGCGTTGGTCAAGGCCAACCAGCTGATGCCCAAGCCCGAGCACCTCACCTGGGAAGAAGCCGCCTGCCCCGGCCTGGTCAACTCCACCGCCTACCGGCAGTTGGTCTCGCACAACGGCGCGAACATGAAGCAGGGCGACGTCGTGCTCATCTGGGGCGCCTCCGGCGGGCTGGGTTCCTACGCCACGCAGATGGCGCTGAATGGCGGCGCTATCCCCGTCTGCGTCGTGTCGTCGCCGGACAAGGCCGCCATCGTGCGCTCGATGGGCGCCGAGTTCGTCATCGACCGCGCCGCGGAGGGCTACAAGTTCTGGAAGGACGACCAGAACCAGGATGTGAAGGAGTGGCAGCGCCTCGGTGCGAAGATCCGCGACCTCACCGGCGGCGAGGACCCGGACATCGTCTACGAACACCCCGGCCGGGAGACCTTCGGCGCCAGCGTGTACGTCACCAAGCGCGGCGGCACGATCGTCACCTGTGCCTCCACTTCCGGCTTCATGCACCAATACGACAACCGCTACCTCTGGATGCATCTCAAGCGCATCGTCGGCTCGCACTTCGCCAACTACCGCGAGGCCTGGGAGGCCAACCGGCTGATCGACAAGGGCCTCATCCACCCCACCCTGTCCCGCGTCTACCCCCTGACGGAGACCGGACAGGCCACCCTCGACGTGCACCACAACCTGCACCAGGGCAAGGTCGGCGTGCTGTGCCTGGCCCCGAGCGAGGGTCTGGGCGTGCGCGACCACGAGAAGCGCGAGCAGCACATCACCGCGATCAACCGCTTCCGCAACGTCTGAACGGCCGAACTGACGACCGAGCAGCGTCAAATCGGGCACCGGACAGGTGGCTCCCGGGCATTGCCGGCCCAGTTGCCTGCGCACACGCAGATACCCCTGGCCAGGCTCGTTGCGCCGTTAGCGGAATGCCGTCGGTCGAAATGAACCCGACACGTAGACCTTGACCGCAAACGTACTTCGGCCGTAGGAAGCATTGCGGTCACGATCCGGGCGTCGCCCCCCGCCGACGGCGCCACGCCGGCTATGAAGTAAGCAGATAGGACGCGTGTTCGAGCACCGCTCTGCCACCATGGTGGTCTCGATCACTTAGACGGAACCACACCTGAACCGAGGACCAGTGTCGCGATGACGATGAACGAGACTCCCCCGGCATTCGACATCGTGCTGCGGGGCTACGAGCGCCGCCAGGTGGACGATCACCTGGCCACCCTCGTGAACGACCGCCTCGCCGCCGAACGTCGCGTGGCCGACCTGGAGCAGCAGTACAACCGCATGCGGCAGGAGTACGAGGCCGGGGCAGACGCCAACGAGCCCAGCTACTCCGCCCTCGGTGCACGGGTCGAGAAGATTCTGCGCCTGGCCGAGGAGGAGGCCCGCGACCTGCGCGCCGAGGCCGCCGCCGCCGGGGAGCAGACCCGTTCGCAGGCTTCCACCGACGTCGAGGCGATCCGGCGCAAGGGCGAGGAGGACGCCGCCGGCCGCAAGGCCTCGGCCGAGCACAACTGCAAGCAGATGCTCGAGCACGCGCACCACGAGAGCGAGCGCATCCGCGCCGAGGCCCAGGCGGAGGCCACCGCCAAGATGTCCGGTGCGGAGAAGGTGATCGAGGAGGCCCGCGCGAAGGCGGCCCAGATCGCCACCGAGGTCGAGTCGAAGCTGGCCAAGCGTCGGGAGCAGGCGGAGCGGGACATGTCGGGTCGTCAGGAGGTCGCGGAGAAGCGGCTGCTGGAGACCGGCGAGAAGGCCGACCAGATCCGCATGGAGGCGCAGAAGATGCGCGACGACGCGGAGGGCCGGGCCAAGCAGCTGCTCGAGGCCGCCCGTCGCGAGGCCGAGGACCTGGTCGCCGACGCGCGCGCCAAGGCCGAGCGGCAGCGCCTGGAGTCCGAGCGCGAGCTGGCCGCCCTGACGCACCGTCGGGACAGCATCAACGCCCAGCTGTCCAACGTCCGCGAGATGCTGGCCACCCTCACCGGTTCGGCCAGCGCCCTGGTCGAGGGCACCGCCCCGATGCCGGCGCAGTCCAGCCCGGCACCCACCATGCCGTCCCAGCCGCCCATGCAGAACGTGGACAACGGCACCTCCGGCCCGTAATCACCCGCACACCCTGCAGGGGCGACACCTCCACGGTGTCGCCCCTGTTGCGTTGCCGCCCCCAGCACGAGCCCGGCGCTGCCCGTCAGCGGCGGTTTCGCCCGCTTGGGGGGTGGCGGCGCAGGCGAGCGGCCCAGCAGGGGGTGTGCCAGTGGCGGCGGTCCTCGCCGTCGCTGTCCGCCCGCCAGGCCACCGTGTGCGGTGTGCCGACCGGGATCTCCTGCTCGCAGCCCGGACACCGGTAGGCCTTCACCACGGTGATGCCGGTCAGCCGGCGCACGTACCAGGACCCGTCCGGGTGCTCCTCGGGCACCGGGAGATCCGGCGCGGGCCCGGGGCGGGCGCCGGAGGTGCGGGGGTGGCGGCGCGGCATGCCTCGATTGTCACAGCCGGCGGTGTCATGGCCGGCCAGGAACTGCATTGGCCGGCGGTGTCATGGCCGGCCAGGAACTGCATTGGCCGGCGGTGTCATGGCCGGCCAGGAACTGCATTGGCCGGCACTGGTCACAGAACGATCACGCCGCGAACGTGGCGTGCCCCGCCACCGTCCTCGCATCAGCAAGCAAGCCACGCAAACCTGAGGAGTCCACATGAAGCGCAACGTCCGCCGGGTGCTGGTGCCCACCAGCGCGGCCGCCGTCGTCGGGGTGATCGTGACCACGCTGATCGTCGGCAACGGCTCGGGTCCGGTGCGCGCCGTCGACGGCGACGCGTCGGCCCCCAACACCGTCTCGGTCTCCGGCCTTGGTCGGGTCACCGGGACGCCGGACGTGCTGCGGCTGGCCATGGGCGTGCAGCGCACCGGTTCGGACGTGAACAACGCGCTGAACCTGGCCAACGGCGACATCAAGCGGATCACCGACGCGCTGCACAAGCACGGCGTGGCCGAGAAGGACATCCAGACCTCGGACCTGTCCATCAACCCGCACTGGGACAAGAACCGGATCAACGGCTACGACGTGGCCGAGTCGCTGACCGCGCAACTGCGCAAGCTCTCCGACGCGGGCGCGGCCATTTCCGACGCCGCGGCGGCCGGTGGCAATGCCACCCGCATCGACTCGGTGTCCTTCGACATCGAGGACAACCAGCAACTGGTCGACCAGGCCCGCACCGCGGCGTTCGCCGACGCGAAGGCCAAGGCCGAGCAGTACGCGAAGCTGGCCGGACGCAGCCTGGGCCGGGTCAGCCAGGTCAGCGAGAGCACCGACACCGAGCCGCGCCCGGTCCCCTACGCCGCGATGGACGCCGCCGGTGCGGCCGAAAAGTCCGCGGTGCCGATCAGCGCCGGCAGCCAGCAGGTGAGCGTGACCACCTCGGTGGTGTGGGAGCTGAACTAGGAATCCGCGCCGGCTATCGGGGTTGAGAGACGTGCCCTAACCGCAGCCACAGCCGCCGCCGCAGCACCCGCCGCCCGCCGGTGCTGCGACGGCGCGGGCCGGGGCTGACCCGGTGCGCGTCCCGGTCACCGAGACCGTGGACAACAGCTTGACGGTGTCCTCGTGCCCGTACGGGCAGGCCGCCGAGTCGGCCGAATTGGCCATCGGCCGGTTCACCTCGAAGGTGTGTTCGCACTCACGGCAGCGGTACTCATATCGGGGCACCCATCCAGCTTAGCCGGCGCGGGACAGTTCCGCCCCGATCGCGGCCACCCGCCAGATGCCGACAGCCATGCCCGCAGCGCCCAACAGCACCACGAACGCGCGCGGGCCGGCCAGGTCGAACCGCTCGCCGAGCACGGCCGCGCCGACGACCACCGCCACCACCGATTCGCTGAGCATGATCGCGGTCATCGGGGCGGCCAACGAACCACGCTGGAAGGCGCTCTGGTTGAGCACCATGGCCAGGATGCATACCGCCACGTACGCGTAGATCGGCCACTCGCCGAGCCGCTGCGCCACCCCACGACCGTTGCTCGCCGTGGTCACCTTGAGCAGCACCGCGGACAACCCGAACAACGTCCCCGTGGCCGTGCCCAGCAGGGCCGCGGCGACCGGGGAGGACAACCGCAGCTGCTCGGCCAGCAGGACGGCTCCGATGGAGGCCGCACCGATCGCGGCGAACACCGCAGGCCACGCCCAATCCGGGTGCCCAGCGCCGGTCTGTGTCGGGGTACCGGCCATCAGAAACGCGGCCAGCCCGACGGCGGCCAATAACACCGCGCGGACCTCGGCACCGATCGCCATTCGACCCGCCAACCGCGCTTCCATCGGCAGCGCCAGCACGGTGGCACTGACCACCAACGGCACCACGGTGGCCAGCGGCCCGTGCCGCAGGGCAACGGCCTGCAGCATCAATCCGACCACCGCTGCGCCCCGGCCCAACAGCCAGAGCGGACGACGCAGCAGACCCAACAGCAGCCGGGGATCACCGGCCACCCGGTGCCGCTCCCGCCCGGCGGCCTGGTGCTGCCACACCCAGCTGGCCGCAAAGCAGGCACCGGACGCCAACGCGAGGAATGCAGCGATCACGACGTTTTGCCGTCCGCTTGCGAAGCTCGGCGCGCCGTAGTGTTAAGGCGCTGTTCGTCCATCGCTACAGTCTGCCCCGCGAGGACTACCCATCTGCCGATTGGGGGGCGTGTTGGCGGGACCAGGAGCGCATTGTTTCGGGGACGAAGAGCGCAAAGAGGTCATGGAAGTCCTGGAGAGCGGACACCTCTCCCGGTACGGCTCTCTCGACGACCTGAGCTTCGGACACAAGGTCTACTCCCTGGAGCAAGAGTTCGCAGCGCTGTGCGGCTCCCGGCACGCGGTTGCCACAAGCTCGGGGACGGGGTCGATCCTGATCTCCCTGCTCGCTCTGGGTATCGGTCCCGGCGACGAGGTACTTGTGCCGGGCTTCACCTACGTCGCCTCCATCGGCGCGATCGTGCACGCCCGCGCCACGCCGGTGCTCGTCGAGGTCGATGAGTCGCTGACCATGGACCCGGCCGACGTCCGGGCGAAAATCACCGAGCGCACCAGAGCGATCATGCCGGTGCACATGCTCGGCAACCCCTGCGACATGACGGCACTGCGTCAGATTGCCGACCAGTACGGCCTTTCCCTCGTCGAGGACTGCGCCCAGGCCGGTGGCGCGACCTTCCGGGGCAAGCGGGTCGGCACGTTCGGTGAGTACGGCGCGTTCTCGCTGAACCGCTACAAGATGATGGCGGCCGGCGACGGCGGCATCATCGTCACCGACGACCAGGACCTCTACGAGCGGGCGTTCGCGCTGCACGATCAGGGGCACACCCCGTTGCGCGACGGCATGAAGGAGGCCGGGCCGCGCAGCCTGATCGGGCTCAACTTCAAGATGAACGAACTCACCGGCGCGGTGGCACTGGCGCAGACGCGCAAGCTGGACTGGATGCTGGAGACGCTGCGCGAGAAGAAGGCCCAGCTCAAGGCCCAGTTGCCGGTCGTGGACGGGATGCGCTTTCGCACCATCAACGACCTCGAGGGCGAGTGCGCCACGCTGCTCACGGTCCTGTTCGACACCCGCGAACAGGCCGAGCGGGTCGCCGGCAACATCGGCGGACGCACTGTGGGATCCTCGGGCTGGCACATCTACCACCGGATGGACCAGATCGTGGAACACAAGACGCCCGGCGCGGACTGGTCGCAGCCCGCGCGCCACCGCAATGCCGGTGACCTGCCGCGCACCGACGACATCCTGTCGCGCGCCGTGAATCTGTCCGTGGGCGTCGTGGACAGCGGCATCGGGGCCGGCTTCGGCATCAATTTCGGCTCCACCAGCGCCGAGATCGCCGAGGTGGCCGGGCGCTTCGCCGAGGCGGTCCGGACGGCATGAGTCCTCTCGGCGAACGGGTCCGACTCGGCGTCATCGGATTCGGCAAGCTCGGCTCGATCCACGCCGCCAACGTGGCCACCACGCGGGGCGCGGAACTGGTCGCGGTGTGCGATCCGAACCCGGTCGCGCTGGCCCGCGCGGTGGACCGGCACGGCGTGATCGCGGTCCCGGATCTGGACGATTTCCTGGCCCTGCCGCTGGACGGTGTGGTCATCGCCTCGAACACCCCGCTGCACGCCGAGCACATCCGCGCCGCGGCGCTGGCCGGTAAGGCGATCTTCAGCGAGAAGCCGGTGGGCCTGAGCCTGCCGGGCACCGACGATGTGCTGCAGCAGGTGGTCGATGCCGGCGTGCCGTTCCAGATCGGCTTCCAGCGTCGCTGGGACGAGCGCTACCAGCAGGCCAAGGCGGTCATCGACTCCGGGGAGATCGGCGACCCCGTGCTGTTCAAGTGCCACGGCCGCGACCCGGACGCCTCCGACCCCGCCAACTGGGGCCTGGACCGCAACGGCGGGCTGTTCCTGAACTGCGCCATCCACGACTACGACGCGGCACGCTTTCTGATGGGCCGTGAGGTCGAGCGGCTGTGCGCCACCGGCGCCGCGCTGGTGCACAAGGGTCTGGGCGACCTCGGCGACGCGGACACCTGCGCGACCTCGCTGTTCTTCGGCGGCGACGCCATGGCGTTGACCGAGTGGAGTCGCTACGCCTGCTACGGCTACGACATCGCGATGGAGGTGGTGGGTACCCGGGGCATCGTGCAGTTCGGCCAGCAACGCGACTGGATGGTTATCATCCGCCGCTCCGCCTCGGACGTGGGTTCGGTGTTCGACGTGTTCGGCGACGCCTACCGCCGTTCCATGGAGGGCTTCGTCGACGCCATCGTCACCGGTCTACCCACCCGGCCCGGCGTGCAGGACGCCCGCATCGCGCTGCATCTGGCGCTGACGGCGCGTCAGTCCTTCGAGCTGGGTGGGAATACCCTCGACGTCGCGGCGTTGGCCCCGCTGCAGGCGACGGCCGGCAGCGAGACCAACGCGAACCGCTGGACGCGTCAGCTCTTGGCGTAGTCGCGGAAGCCACGGCTGGTCTTGCGGCCGAGGTAGCCCGCGGTGACCAGGTGCTCGAGCAGCGGCGCCGGGGCATAGCCGGATTCCCGGAACTCCGTGTACAGGGTGCGCTCGATGGCCAGCGACACGTCCAGGCCCACCACGTCGAGCAATTCAAACGGGCCCATCGGCAGTCGGCAACCGGCCTTCATGGCCAGGTCGATGTCGTCCGCGGTGGCGTAGTGCGCCTCGAGCATCTTCACCGCGTCGTTGAGGTAGGGGAACAGCAGCGCGTTGACGATGAACCCGGCGCGGTCCCCGCAGGACACCGCAACCTTGCCCAGCGACTTGCACAACGCCCGGGTGGTCTCGACGACGTCCGGCGCGGTGGCGACCGTGTGCACCACCTCGACCAGCTTCATGACGGTGGCCGGGTTGAAGAAGTGCATGCCGATCACGTCCGCACCACGGTTGGTCACCGCGGCCAGTTCGATCACCGGCAGGCTGGAGGTAGTGGTGGCCAGGATCGCGCCCGGTCGACAGATCTCGTCGAGGTTGGCGAACAGTGCGGTCTTCACCGCGAGGTCCTCGACGACGGCCTCCACCACCAGGTCCACGCTCGCCAGGTCATCCAACGCGGTGGTGCCGCGCACCCGACCCAGGGCGGCGTCGCGGGCCTCCTCGGTCAGCCGACCGCGCTGCACGGACTTCTCCAGCGAACGGGACAGCGCGGAGTTCACCGAGGCGACCCGCTCGTCGCTGCGGGCCACGAACACCACGTCGTGGCCGGCCTTGGCGAACACCTCGATGATGCCGGTCGCCATGGTGCCGGTGCCGATCACACCGACCTGCTGCACGTCGCGGCGCAACTGGGCCTGCTCGGACTGATTCGGCGTCAGACCGTCGGCCACCACGGTGGAGGAGCCCGGTTCGGCGTAGGTGTAGAAGCCGCGGCCGGACTTGCGACCGAGCAACCCGGCGGTGACCATCTGCTTGAGCAGCGGTGCCGGCGCGTGCACCCGACGCCGCCCCTGGCGGTACATCGAGGACAGGATCTCGTAGGTG encodes:
- a CDS encoding acetyl-CoA C-acetyltransferase, which produces MSGSVIVAGARTPMGRLLGSLKDFSGAQLGGHAIGAALARANVAPGDVQYVIMGQVLGAGAGQITARQAAVAGGIPMTVPALTINKVCLSGLNAIALADQLIRAGEFDTIVAGGMESMTQAPHLLPKSRSGFKYGDTTLVDAMQWDGLWDAFTDVAMGRLTEDHNTPLGLTREEQDAFAAQSHQRAAIAQKNGILAQEIAPMEIPQRRGDAIVFAEDEGVRGDTTAESLGKLPAAFAKNGTITAGSASQISDGGAAVVVMSKEKAQSLGLSWIAEIGAHGQVSGPDSSLQSQPANAIKAAVAKAGLAVSELDLIEINEAFAAVGIQSMRELGVGDDIVNVNGGAIALGHPIGMSGARLVLHLALELGRRGGGVGAASLCGGGGQGDALILKVGS
- the mce gene encoding methylmalonyl-CoA epimerase, with the protein product MINRIDHVGFAVRDLDAAIAFYERTFGMHLVHEEVNEEQGVREAMLAVGDSGSCIQLLAPLSEDSTIGKFLARNGEGIQQVAYGVDDIDAISTHLRDAGVRLLYDAPKRGTANSRINFVHPKDAGGVLIELVEAATDPTH
- a CDS encoding DedA family protein, producing MGGAVDHILNVDQGWLYLIVGLLVFAEYALFIGFVPGETAAVLGGVQASRGGAHLSVVMGIVVLAGILGACVGFEVGRRFGPRLLQVRLLRRHQHHLAKAMELLARRGGTAVFVSRFVAFFRPVMPALAGMSRMDYRRYLTFNALGGLVWGVTFVTVGDLAGNSYQRVEHTAGKAGAGLVVAVVVVAVVLIGIRSHRAEKEPAPTADVDPQVGERS
- the ccrA gene encoding crotonyl-CoA carboxylase/reductase — its product is MQEILDAILADDDDATRALASVPVPATYRGVTVHADETTMFAGLTSRDKDPRRSLHLEEVPTPDLGPGEALVVVMASAINYNSVWTSIFEPVPTFGFLQRYGRLSELTKRHDQPYQVIGSDLAGVVLRTGPGVTKWKTGDRVVAHCLSVELEDAAGHDDSMMDPQQRIWGFETNFGGLADVALVKANQLMPKPEHLTWEEAACPGLVNSTAYRQLVSHNGANMKQGDVVLIWGASGGLGSYATQMALNGGAIPVCVVSSPDKAAIVRSMGAEFVIDRAAEGYKFWKDDQNQDVKEWQRLGAKIRDLTGGEDPDIVYEHPGRETFGASVYVTKRGGTIVTCASTSGFMHQYDNRYLWMHLKRIVGSHFANYREAWEANRLIDKGLIHPTLSRVYPLTETGQATLDVHHNLHQGKVGVLCLAPSEGLGVRDHEKREQHITAINRFRNV
- a CDS encoding cellulose-binding protein; amino-acid sequence: MTMNETPPAFDIVLRGYERRQVDDHLATLVNDRLAAERRVADLEQQYNRMRQEYEAGADANEPSYSALGARVEKILRLAEEEARDLRAEAAAAGEQTRSQASTDVEAIRRKGEEDAAGRKASAEHNCKQMLEHAHHESERIRAEAQAEATAKMSGAEKVIEEARAKAAQIATEVESKLAKRREQAERDMSGRQEVAEKRLLETGEKADQIRMEAQKMRDDAEGRAKQLLEAARREAEDLVADARAKAERQRLESERELAALTHRRDSINAQLSNVREMLATLTGSASALVEGTAPMPAQSSPAPTMPSQPPMQNVDNGTSGP
- a CDS encoding SIMPL domain-containing protein (The SIMPL domain is named for its presence in mouse protein SIMPL (signalling molecule that associates with mouse pelle-like kinase). Bacterial member BP26, from Brucella, was shown to assemble into a channel-like structure, while YggE from E. coli has been associated with resistance to oxidative stress.), which produces MKRNVRRVLVPTSAAAVVGVIVTTLIVGNGSGPVRAVDGDASAPNTVSVSGLGRVTGTPDVLRLAMGVQRTGSDVNNALNLANGDIKRITDALHKHGVAEKDIQTSDLSINPHWDKNRINGYDVAESLTAQLRKLSDAGAAISDAAAAGGNATRIDSVSFDIEDNQQLVDQARTAAFADAKAKAEQYAKLAGRSLGRVSQVSESTDTEPRPVPYAAMDAAGAAEKSAVPISAGSQQVSVTTSVVWELN
- a CDS encoding zinc ribbon domain-containing protein, with product MPRYEYRCRECEHTFEVNRPMANSADSAACPYGHEDTVKLLSTVSVTGTRTGSAPARAVAAPAGGGCCGGGCGCG
- a CDS encoding DMT family transporter produces the protein MIAAFLALASGACFAASWVWQHQAAGRERHRVAGDPRLLLGLLRRPLWLLGRGAAVVGLMLQAVALRHGPLATVVPLVVSATVLALPMEARLAGRMAIGAEVRAVLLAAVGLAAFLMAGTPTQTGAGHPDWAWPAVFAAIGAASIGAVLLAEQLRLSSPVAAALLGTATGTLFGLSAVLLKVTTASNGRGVAQRLGEWPIYAYVAVCILAMVLNQSAFQRGSLAAPMTAIMLSESVVAVVVGAAVLGERFDLAGPRAFVVLLGAAGMAVGIWRVAAIGAELSRAG
- a CDS encoding DegT/DnrJ/EryC1/StrS family aminotransferase — translated: MLAGPGAHCFGDEERKEVMEVLESGHLSRYGSLDDLSFGHKVYSLEQEFAALCGSRHAVATSSGTGSILISLLALGIGPGDEVLVPGFTYVASIGAIVHARATPVLVEVDESLTMDPADVRAKITERTRAIMPVHMLGNPCDMTALRQIADQYGLSLVEDCAQAGGATFRGKRVGTFGEYGAFSLNRYKMMAAGDGGIIVTDDQDLYERAFALHDQGHTPLRDGMKEAGPRSLIGLNFKMNELTGAVALAQTRKLDWMLETLREKKAQLKAQLPVVDGMRFRTINDLEGECATLLTVLFDTREQAERVAGNIGGRTVGSSGWHIYHRMDQIVEHKTPGADWSQPARHRNAGDLPRTDDILSRAVNLSVGVVDSGIGAGFGINFGSTSAEIAEVAGRFAEAVRTA
- a CDS encoding Gfo/Idh/MocA family oxidoreductase, yielding MSPLGERVRLGVIGFGKLGSIHAANVATTRGAELVAVCDPNPVALARAVDRHGVIAVPDLDDFLALPLDGVVIASNTPLHAEHIRAAALAGKAIFSEKPVGLSLPGTDDVLQQVVDAGVPFQIGFQRRWDERYQQAKAVIDSGEIGDPVLFKCHGRDPDASDPANWGLDRNGGLFLNCAIHDYDAARFLMGREVERLCATGAALVHKGLGDLGDADTCATSLFFGGDAMALTEWSRYACYGYDIAMEVVGTRGIVQFGQQRDWMVIIRRSASDVGSVFDVFGDAYRRSMEGFVDAIVTGLPTRPGVQDARIALHLALTARQSFELGGNTLDVAALAPLQATAGSETNANRWTRQLLA
- a CDS encoding 3-hydroxybutyryl-CoA dehydrogenase is translated as MEFKQVGVIGVGVMGSGIAEVFARNGLTVIGVEIDEAGVARARALLEASTARAVEGGKLTAEDRTALLDRISLGHDPAALADLDLIVEAVTEDADVKRAVFAKLDEIARPDAILATNTSSLSVTELSVASANPRRMVGLHFFIPAPVIGFVEVVRTLVTDADVIDSVRAFVEKLGLTPVVCGDQGGFITNALLLGYLNHAVTMFEEHYASREDLDAAMKYGCGYPQGPLALIDLIGLDITYEILSSMYRQGRRRVHAPAPLLKQMVTAGLLGRKSGRGFYTYAEPGSSTVVADGLTPNQSEQAQLRRDVQQVGVIGTGTMATGIIEVFAKAGHDVVFVARSDERVASVNSALSRSLEKSVQRGRLTEEARDAALGRVRGTTALDDLASVDLVVEAVVEDLAVKTALFANLDEICRPGAILATTTSSLPVIELAAVTNRGADVIGMHFFNPATVMKLVEVVHTVATAPDVVETTRALCKSLGKVAVSCGDRAGFIVNALLFPYLNDAVKMLEAHYATADDIDLAMKAGCRLPMGPFELLDVVGLDVSLAIERTLYTEFRESGYAPAPLLEHLVTAGYLGRKTSRGFRDYAKS